One Mercenaria mercenaria strain notata chromosome 12, MADL_Memer_1, whole genome shotgun sequence DNA segment encodes these proteins:
- the LOC123535176 gene encoding uncharacterized protein LOC123535176, with protein sequence MVLQHQDPVGQTLTAAYYLKKYCRLTMKQIILLTLILHTNDALGQFFNKTVTLPEAAKNEIEECYNIGVSQNVPAEDLWQVQLACLSEYYKNLNANNITSDNMKPFIDAENNR encoded by the exons ATGGTCCTGCAGCACCAGGATCCCGTTGGCCAGACATTGACCGCTGCTTACTATTTGAAG AAATACTGCCGACTCACGATGAAACAAATTATATTGCTGACTTTGATATTGCATACAAATGATGCTTTGGGACAGTTCTTTAATAAAACGGTAACACTACCGGAAGCCGCTAAGAATGAGATAGAGGAATGTTACAATATTGGAGTCAGTCAG AATGTTCCAGCTGAGGACCTTTGGCAAGTACAGTTGGCTTGTCTTTCAGAATATTATAAAAACCTCAACGCAAACAACATTACATCTGACAACATGAAACCGTTTATAGATGCTGAGAACAACAGGTAA